The Elusimicrobia bacterium HGW-Elusimicrobia-1 genome window below encodes:
- a CDS encoding tRNA guanosine(34) transglycosylase Tgt, which yields MKTFEIVKSDEKTKSRLGVLRTPRGEIRTPVFMPVGTQGTVKTLSVEDLEALGAEIILNNAYHMYLRPGADRLAEFGGLHNFISWKKPILTDSGGYQIFSLAASRKITEDGVKFRSHIDGSEVALTPESMTAFQFAAGSDIAMCLDECLEYPAPVKKARESKNLTTRWARRCRDAFGEALAAEGVEYRPGEGLRKMLFGIVQGGMYADLRRESASEMTDIGFDGYAVGGLSVGEPRDVMMPALDAALENLPSSSPRYFMGLGSPEDIWEAVERGVDMFDCVLPTRNARNAQALTFSGRINITNERFRSDSGPLEDGCLCPACRRYSRAFIGHLFRSGEFLAGRLLSLHNIFFMIKLMAVIREAVSNGNYVDEKKKFLEKYLA from the coding sequence TAGGCACGCAGGGCACGGTAAAGACCCTTTCGGTGGAAGATCTTGAAGCCCTCGGCGCCGAGATAATTCTCAATAACGCGTATCATATGTACCTGAGACCCGGCGCCGATAGATTGGCCGAGTTCGGGGGGCTTCACAATTTCATATCGTGGAAGAAACCTATACTTACCGACTCCGGCGGGTATCAGATTTTCTCTCTTGCCGCATCCCGCAAGATAACCGAAGACGGCGTGAAGTTCCGCTCCCACATCGACGGAAGTGAAGTGGCGCTGACCCCCGAAAGTATGACGGCTTTTCAGTTTGCCGCCGGTTCCGACATAGCCATGTGCCTCGACGAATGTCTTGAATATCCGGCACCTGTCAAAAAAGCCCGCGAGTCCAAGAATCTCACGACCAGATGGGCGCGTCGGTGCCGTGACGCTTTCGGGGAAGCTCTCGCCGCCGAGGGCGTGGAATATCGTCCGGGCGAAGGACTCCGGAAAATGCTGTTCGGCATTGTGCAGGGCGGCATGTACGCCGATCTGCGCCGCGAAAGCGCGTCGGAAATGACGGATATCGGATTCGACGGCTACGCCGTGGGCGGCTTGTCCGTCGGAGAACCGCGAGATGTAATGATGCCTGCGCTCGACGCCGCGCTTGAAAATTTGCCGTCGTCGAGCCCCCGGTACTTTATGGGACTCGGCAGTCCGGAAGATATCTGGGAAGCCGTCGAGCGGGGCGTGGATATGTTCGACTGCGTTCTGCCCACCCGCAACGCCCGCAACGCGCAGGCGCTTACGTTTTCCGGCAGAATAAATATCACAAACGAACGATTCCGTTCCGACAGCGGGCCTCTGGAAGACGGATGTCTCTGTCCCGCCTGCCGCCGTTATTCGAGGGCTTTCATAGGTCATCTTTTCCGTTCGGGCGAGTTTCTCGCCGGGCGCCTTCTGAGTTTGCACAATATTTTTTTTATGATAAAATTAATGGCCGTAATACGCGAGGCCGTGTCGAACGGAAACTATGTCGATGAAAAGAAAAAATTTCTTGAAAAATATCTCGCTTAG
- the yajC gene encoding preprotein translocase subunit YajC, translating to MFSFVNMPAIAPAAGGGDFFGGIFPMLVIFVIFYLFLIVPQQKKAKEHQKLLNALKRGDKVLLTGGIYGSVSNVKGDIVEVKIAEGVTVEAAKSAVSAVIVPPAPASSTPDIVK from the coding sequence ATGTTCTCATTTGTTAACATGCCTGCGATTGCGCCCGCGGCGGGCGGCGGGGATTTTTTCGGCGGCATCTTCCCGATGCTGGTCATCTTCGTTATTTTTTATCTTTTTCTGATAGTGCCGCAGCAAAAAAAAGCCAAAGAGCATCAGAAACTGCTCAACGCTCTTAAACGCGGCGACAAGGTGCTTCTGACCGGCGGCATATACGGAAGCGTCTCAAACGTAAAGGGCGATATCGTCGAAGTTAAAATCGCGGAGGGTGTAACCGTCGAAGCCGCCAAATCGGCCGTCTCGGCCGTGATAGTTCCGCCGGCGCCGGCGTCGAGCACCCCCGATATCGTAAAATAA
- a CDS encoding phosphohydrolase — MSRLTLEKVKESMLVKKFIEQANNYLGSIGFTEHGFRHVSLVSAIAKNVLEHLDYPRETCELAAIAGYLHDIGNVVNRKDHGQSAALISMRILNDMGSQPEETAMIISAIGNHEEEVGEPLNPVAAALILADKSDVHKARVRNPSMIALDIHDRVNYAVDRSYLRVDKTKKTITLGLSVDTKISQPMEYFEIFMTRMMMCRKAARYLGCQFELVINEKKVL; from the coding sequence ATGTCACGCCTCACACTCGAAAAAGTCAAAGAGAGCATGCTCGTCAAGAAGTTTATCGAGCAGGCCAACAACTATCTGGGTTCGATAGGATTTACCGAGCACGGTTTCAGACACGTGTCGCTGGTGTCCGCCATAGCCAAAAACGTTCTGGAGCATCTGGATTATCCCAGAGAAACCTGCGAACTTGCCGCCATAGCCGGGTATCTGCACGATATCGGCAACGTGGTTAACCGCAAAGATCACGGACAATCCGCCGCGCTGATTTCCATGAGGATTCTCAACGATATGGGATCGCAGCCCGAAGAAACGGCGATGATAATTTCCGCCATCGGCAATCACGAAGAGGAAGTCGGAGAGCCGCTTAATCCCGTGGCGGCTGCTCTGATTCTGGCCGACAAATCCGACGTGCACAAAGCCCGCGTCAGAAATCCCAGTATGATAGCGCTCGACATTCACGACAGAGTCAATTACGCCGTGGACAGGTCGTACCTCAGGGTCGACAAGACAAAAAAGACGATCACTCTGGGACTTTCCGTCGATACCAAAATATCCCAGCCGATGGAATATTTTGAAATATTTATGACAAGAATGATGATGTGCCGCAAGGCCGCGCGGTATCTGGGCTGTCAGTTCGAACTCGTCATTAACGAAAAAAAAGTGCTTTAA